Proteins from a single region of Hordeum vulgare subsp. vulgare chromosome 6H, MorexV3_pseudomolecules_assembly, whole genome shotgun sequence:
- the LOC123401809 gene encoding uncharacterized protein LOC123401809, whose translation MDFCPACGMLLQIQPATGGHRLRLFCPTCPYVCPIKNKIVKKARLAKREVESAESGPKTEGEPKESPPKTDGEPNADGQPKQSAPKTEGA comes from the exons ATGGACTTCTGCCCGGCGTGCGGGATGCTGCTGCAGATCCAGCCGGCCACCGGCGGCCACCGCCTGCGCCTCTTCTGCCCCACCTGCCCGTACGTCTGCCCCATCAAAAACAAG ATCGTGAAGAAGGCGAGGCTGGCCAAGAGGGAGGTGGAGTCCGCGGAATCTGGCCCCAAGACTGAGGGTGAGCCCAAGGAATCGCCCCCCAAGACTGACGGTGAGCCCAACGCTGATGGTCAGCCCAAGCAATCTGCCCCCAAGACTGAGG GTGCATGA
- the LOC123403343 gene encoding probable serine/threonine-protein kinase WNK4, whose translation MEVFGDRDDPTDPEYIEVDPTGRYMRYNEVLGRGAVKTVYKAFDEAEGIEVAWNQVNIDELMQCPDNLERLYSEVHLLKSLKHENVMKFYNYWVDDRKKTINVITELFTSGNLRLYRRKHPRVDLKAIKNWARQILHGLDYLHSHQPPIIHRDLKCDNIFVNGNHGQVKIGDLGLATIMRTPKARSVIGTPEFMAPELYDEDYDELVDIYSFGMCMLEMFTLEYPYNECKNAAQIFKKVSKGVKPAGLSKIVNAEVKNFIEKCLVPASERLSAKELLQDPFLCTDNAKSFASIMVPSSIPKAMGIPLESLHMDVDTRESMCASSGEKNVLGSPHNSVLEFTRTNRNTELNLKGEKVDDSSVSLVLRIADLCGQARNIHFLFYLESDTAMSVAAEMVEQLELADCDVTFIADFIDLLIINLVPGRKLANDAAMNPYVESKTCGSEQLTISQQNPLEMPPDYVLVESTMHPKDISASPNKYPESVSSATNLEGPKCSEGSDFSSRLAGSSESPSYDGTDDCGIMYCGGYKEGIHKLDCNHVLGDGPRNISIFHIDETSPPPSELVSGCSSISITDSQDVLNGELDLIEVEYKDWFDELARMREEAMEGGGQEKWLPYNDV comes from the exons ATGGAAGTATTTGGCGATCGGGATGACCCGACCGATCCTGAATACATAGAGGTGGATCCGACCGGGCGATACATGCGC tACAATGAGGTGTTGGGGAGAGGAGCTGTCAAGACTGT TTACAAGGCATTTGATGAGGCCGAAGGTATTGAAGTTGCATGGAATCAAGTCAACATAGATGAGCTGATGCAGTGTCCAGATAACCTTGAGAGGCTCTACTCGGAAGTTCATCTACTGAAATCTCTCAAGCATGAAAATGTAATGAAGTTCTACAATTATTGGGTCGATGATCGAAAGAAGACAATCAATGTTATTACTGAACTGTTTACATCTGGCAATCTTAGGCT TTACCGACGGAAACATCCACGCGTTGATTTGAAAGCAATAAAGAATTGGGCAAGACAGATTCTTCATGGATTAGATTACTTGCACAGCCACCAACCTCCCATTATCCACAGAGACCTGAAGTGTGATAATATTTTTGTTAACGGCAATCATGGACAAGTTAAGATTGGAGATCTTGGACTAGCTACAATTATGCGAACGCCTAAAGCAAGAAGTGTTATTG GTACTCCTGAATTCATGGCACCTGAGCTATATGATGAGGATTACGATGAACTGGTTGATATTTACTCGTTCGGTATGTGCATGTTGGAAATGTTCACTCTTGAATATCCATACAATGAATGCAAAAATGCAGCTCAGATTTTTAAAAAAGTATCCAAG GGTGTCAAACCGGCTGGACTGTCCAAAATTGTAAATGCTGAAGTTAAGAATTTCATTGAGAAATGTTTAGTTCCTGCTTCTGAGAGGCTGTCCGCAAAAGAACTATTGCAAGATCCATTTCTTTGCACCGATAATGCAAAAAGTTTTGCTAGCATTATGGTTCCATCATCAATTCCCAAAGCAATGGGGATCCCTCTGGAATCTTTGCACATGGACGTCGATACTCGTGAATCTATGTGTGCTAGCTCGGGCGAGAAAAATGTCCTTGGGTCTCCACACAATTCCGTGTTGGAGTTCACGAGAACTAACAGAAATACAGAACTCAATCTAAAGGGCGAGAAAGTTGATGATAGTTCAGTCTCACTGGTTCTACGGATTGCTGATTTGTGTG GTCAAGCAAGAAATATCCATTTCCTCTTCTACCTCGAATCTGACACGGCTATGTCTGTTGCTGCGGAAATGGTTGAACAGTTGGAGCTAGCAGACTGCGACGTTACTTTCATTGCTGATTTTATTGACCTTCTGATAATCAATCTTGTTCCTGGTCGGAAACTGGCAAATGATGCAGCGATGAATCCATATGTGGAATCTAAAACGTGTGGAAGTGAGCAATTAACTATTTCCCAGCAGAACCCATTAGAGATGCCACCTGATTATGTGTTAGTTGAAAGTACAATGCATCCTAAAGATATCAGTGCATCGCCGAATAAATATCCAGAATCTGTCTCAAGTGCAACTAATCTGGAGGGGCCAAAGTGCTCCGAGGGATCGGACTTTTCTTCTCGGCTTGCTGGGAGTTCTGAAAGTCCGAGCTACGATGGCACTGATGACTGTGGGATTATGTACTGTGGTGGGTACAAAGAGGGAATCCATAAACTGGACTGCAACCATGTTCTAGGTGATGGGCCAAGGAACATTTCGATTTTCCATATAGATGAAACATCACCACCTCCTTCGGAGCTGGTGAGCGGCTGCTCGTCAATTTCCATTACCGACAGTCAAGATGTGCTGAATGGGGAGCTTGATTTGATTGAAGTTGAGTATAAAGATTGGTTTGATGAATTAGCGAGGATGCGGGAAGAAGCTATGGAAGGAGGAGGACAGGAGAAGTGGTTACCATATAATGATGTTTGA